From one Oncorhynchus clarkii lewisi isolate Uvic-CL-2024 chromosome 6, UVic_Ocla_1.0, whole genome shotgun sequence genomic stretch:
- the LOC139410995 gene encoding LOW QUALITY PROTEIN: clustered mitochondria protein homolog (The sequence of the model RefSeq protein was modified relative to this genomic sequence to represent the inferred CDS: inserted 2 bases in 1 codon): MKDKVKRGGAGDQGTSDTLTLTIGKTAAGMKEEENPSFLVKIQGAGVEPFELQVHGFWLVQEAVMAVLGREEVFPRSSLSLALSGMTLDPLTELQSLKNLKPGATLRLMEEPYSPRSARVHLARVLELLRAVGPNDALMEGRSPSLLDSLTHTHSTDSSVQTNGKSLKRSSSNTKTDPANQDGAPPEYLLPGAAERPLLAMLPHNTQPEVPSFLQDLSLSCWNPPPGHRKLQGDFLYITVVTLESRKYDITSCPRGFFLNRSTVEVFDPRPTSSSPVSHCLTDLLSHISPAFKQALATLRARPQLPPVEMMLTPYRTLSWLGPQSASHSHRNPLSRLGLDQHSGAQAPDWNEELQAARDLPQGSQEERLQRDRALLQVNSAFVWAVAQGAETVIDGCVEPISGGPDDPAFLWGGLFLSQGGAGMPLGGERGRRVAQRLELRGVQSYSDLEGVLQGLHTLPTATVDYRGIRLSAQGLAPGLEGPEQDQGPSAPTRGILYGVGAGPQESPHRRCLLELLAQAAKGLSLQRHAVVGPNGHQVPLFTALDAQGLLGADGRFYLLDLFRSLPADANYCPEGGRQREEVEKKEGSWEEGWPEQYQSTSGLPRKFPHGLCRLRPELLQAFIQDKQSQFTRRCKERMEENGGVEECVKAGDHRGTDAVRGACKDVGSVSDIIFEMRFNPSVFSPDVTFPKSDHEAVRLQERLLREAAASIITQQIPAIVEACLQGSEMPLDGATLKQALHQKGINLRYLGQLTKAISQSEHKERLRHIMRLAVGEIVVRSSRRIFNNFLQGVEVSSLCAAVSHFLCCLLVAHYSTAPTGEEPKKRSRRRGRGGGASDSTAWSALSGAELWILIGQDAAETYDITHSLGSTADHLVETYGLQKVSLLREFCLKTGLQLRLREYFFDNRTKAPIGPDDVLNIFPVVKHVTMTTHDASRAFRAAQSSVQKGMMEQAYERLKEAAYLFGRVCDDLNAEACSCLSLMARVAYLQGQPTEARSVQLKAVVISERVLGFDHPNTIQQYALLAVYVFAGGESALAQRCLFRARLLMLTVHGEDHPYTATLDSCLGLVLPSEQAGQFLQNALKINTSFFGPTHVRTALSQHLLSQWMCGVGDYRSAMNHEKEALSAFTSLYGEDHPQRRCSYEFLRSITQQAVRVERSLRQGGNPLTAEGQSLSPSAETTLEQLALVTGIRTPSHSDRLLEFKQKLMEQREAEEAANAKPDNTHTETVNGKEVKTPEREEEEDGVVQETTSEELPEEVDPEKNTADKQTVDGHQLEANDWSVDVGSVVTSIVEGSAAESKAVESGAVVESSERDGDEDRATPEAEQHTGTEDGEANLMATEEMQTEPVRDCIEGSQSLTQNGGLESEGNQSDNDVEVANEKPGSDKVSGVNGTPSTSNDQXPQEVFANRDSSTTISQTK; this comes from the exons ATGAAAGACAaagtgaagagaggaggagcaggagatcAGGGAACGTCAG ATACACTCACACTGACCATTGGGAAAACAGCTGCTGGTATGAAGGAGGAAGAAAACCCATCATTCCTTGTGAAGATCCAGGGGGCGGGAGTAGAACCATTTGAGCTGCAG GTCCATGGTTTCTGGCTGGTTCAGGAGGCTGTGATGGCGGTgttggggagagaggaggtgttTCCTCGCTCCAGCCTCTCATTGGCCCTCTCTGGGATGACCCTTGAccccctgacagagctgcagAGCCTGAAGAACCTCAAACCAGGAGCCACGCTCCGCCTGATGGAGG AGCCATACTCCCCCAGGTCTGCAAGGGTTCATCTGGCTCGTGTGCTGGAGCTGCTGAGAGCTGTTGGACCAAACGATGCTCTGATGGAAGGACGATCACCTAGCCTACTggactcactgacacacacacactctacag ACTCTTCTGTCCAAACCAATGGGAAAAGCCTGAAACGCTCGTCCAGCAACACAAAGACTGACCCGGCCAATCAGGATGGAGCTCCTCCTGAGTACCTCCTCCCTGGAGCCGCAGAGAGACCACTACTGGCCATGCTGCCTCACAACACTCAgccagag GTTCCCAGTTTTCTGCAGGACCTGTCACTCAGCTGTTGGAACCCGCCCCCTGGGCACAGAAAGCTACAAGGGGACTTCCTGTACATCACTGTAGTGACCCTAGAGAGTCGCAAGTATGACATCACATCCTGTCCACGAGGATTCTTCCTGAATAG gtcTACAGTAGAGGTGTTTGATCCTCGGCCAACCTCGTCCTCTCCAGTCAGTCACTGCCTCACTGACCTGCTCTCTCATATCAGTCCTGCCTTCAAACAGGCTCTCGCCACTCTCAGAgccag gcCCCAACTGCCCCCAGTAGAAATGATGCTGACTCCCTACCGCACACTGAGCTGGCTGGGTCCCCAATCAGCCTCCCACTCCCACAGAAACCCTCTCAGTAGGCTGGGACTGGATCAACACTCTGGAGCACAG GCTCCAGACTGGAACGAGGAGCTGCAGGCAGCCAGAGATCTGCCTCAGGGCagtcaggaggagagactacagagagacagagctctaCTACAG GTGAACAGTGCGTTTGTGTGGGCAGTGGCCCAGGGTGCGGAGACTGTTATTGACGGCTGTGTAGAGCCAATCAGTGGAGGCCCTGATGACCCCGCCTTCCTGTGGGGCGGGCTGTTCCTGAGCCAGGGAGGAGCAGGGATGCCATTAGGGGGCGAGAGGGGACGCAG gGTGGCCCAGAGGCTGGAGCTGAGAGGTGTACAGTCCTACAGTGACCTGGAGGGGGTGCTCCAGGGCCTCCACACCCTGCCCACTGCCACCGTGGACTACAGGGGGATACGTCTGTCTGCCCAAGGCCTGGCCCCTGGCCTGGAGGGCCCAGAGCAGGACCAGGGCCCCTCTGctcctaccag gggtaTTCTGTATGGGGTGGGCGCTGGGCCCCAGGAGTCCCCACACCGACGCTGTCTCTTGGAGCTGCTGGCTCAGGCTGCTAAAGGCCTCAGCCTGCAGAGACACGCTGTAGTGGGGCCCAACGGCCACCAGGTGCCTCTGTTCACCGCACTTGACGCCCAGGGGCTGCTGGGGGCTGATGGGAGGTTCTACCTGCTAGACCTCTTCAGGAGCCTGCCGGCCGATGCCAACTACTGccctgagggagggaggcagagggaggaagtGGAGAAGAAGGAGGGGTCATGGGAGGAGGGCTGGCCAGAGCAGTACCAGAGCACTTCAGGTCTGCCCAGGAAGTTCCCTCATGGCCTCTGCAGGCTAAGACCAGAGCTGCTGCAGGCCTTCATCCAGGACAA ACAGTCCCAGTTCACTCGCCGCTGCAAAGAAAGGATGGAAGAGAATGGAGGCGTGGAGGAgtgtgtaaaagcag GTGACCATCGAGGTACAGATGCAGTGAGAGGTGCTTGTAAAGATGTGGGATCAGTCAGTGACATCATCTTTGAGATGCGCTTCAACCCCAGCGTGTTCTCCCCAG ACGTGACGTTCCCCAAGAGTGACCATGAGGCCGTGAGGCTGCAGGAGAGGCTACTTAGAGAGGCTGCAGCCTCCATCATCACACAACAGATACCTGCCATC GTGGAGGCATGCCTGCAGGGCAGTGAGATGCCTCTAGATGGCGCTACGCTGAAGCAGGCGCTACACCAGAAGGGCATCAATCTTCGCTACCTCGGCCAGCTGACCAAGGCCATCAGCCAATCAGAACACAAGGAGCGGCTTAGACATATAATG AGGCTAGCTGTTGGAGAGATTGTGGTTCGTTCTTCCAGAAGGATCTTCAACAACTTCCTGCAG GGTGTGGAGGTGTCAAGTCTCTGTGCAGCTGTCAGTCACTTCCTCTGCTGCCTATTGGTTGCCCATTACAGCACTGCCCCCACAGGGGAGGAGCCTAAGAAGAGGTCCAGGAGGCGGGGTCGTGGGGGAGGAGCTTCAGACAGCACTGCCTGGAGTGCGCTCAGTGGAGCCGAGCTCTGGATCCTGATTGGCCAGGACGCAGCAGAGACCTATGACATCACTCACAGCCTAGG TTCCACTGCTGACCACCTAGTAGAGACGTATGGGCTGCAGAAGGTCTCCCTGCTTAGAGAGTTCTGTTTGAAGACTGgattacag CTGCGACTGAGAGAGTACTTCTTCGACAACCGAACTAAGGCTCCCATTGGTCCAGACGACGTGCTCAACATTTTTCCTGTTGTCAAGCATGTCACCATGACGACACACGATGCCTCGCGAGCGTTCCGAGCTGCTCAGAGTAGCGTTCAGAAAG GCATGATGGAGCAGGCTTATGAGCGTCTGAAGGAGGCAGCGTATCTGTTTGGTCGTGTGTGTGACGACCTGAACGCGGAGGCCTGCTCCTGTCTAAGCCTGATGGCCAGAGTGGCTTACTTACAAGGCCAGCCCACAgag GCCCGCAGTGTTCAGCTCAAGGCTGTGGTCATTAGTGAGAGAGTCCTGGGCTTTGACCACCCCAACACTATCCAACAATAC GCTCTGTTGGCGGTGTATGTGTTCGCTGGAGGAGAGTCTGCTCTAGCTCAGAGGTGTCTGTTCAGAGCCCGTCTCCTGATGCTCACAGTCCATGGAGAGGACCACCCCTACACCGCTACACTGGAC agctgTCTAGGTTTGGTGTTGCCGAGCGAACAAGCAGGGCAGTTCCTACAGAACGCACTCAAAATCAACACTTCCTTCTTTGGCCCCACCCACGTGCGCACTGCTCTCAG TCAGCATCTGTTGTCCCAGTGGATGTGTGGAGTGGGAGACTATCGTTCTGCCATGAACCACGAGAAAGAAGCTCTGTCTGCCTTCACCAGCCTG TATGGTGAGGACCACCCCCAGAGACGTTGCAGCTATGAGTTCCTGCGTTCCATTACCCAGCAAGCAGTGCGTGTGGAACGCTCTCTGAGGCAAGGCGGGAACCCGCTCACAGCTGAG gggcagtctctgtctccctcagctGAGACCACTCTGGAGCAGCTGGCCCTGGTCACAGGCATCAGGACACCAAGCCACAG TGACAGGCTCCTGGAGTTCAAACAGAAGctgatggaacagagagaggcagaggaggccGCTAATGCCAaaccagacaacacacacacagaaacagtgaACGGAAAGGAAGTGAAGACCcctgaaagagaggaagaggaggatggggtaGTCCAGGAGACCACCAGTGAGGAGCTCCCAGAAGAGGTAGATCCAGAGAAGAACACAGCCGACAAACAGACAGTGGACGGCCATCAACTGGAGGCCAATGACTGGTCCGTAGATGTGGGCTCAGTAGTAACGAGCATAGTAGAGGGGTCAGCAGCAGAGAGTAAAGCAGTAGAGAGTGGAGCTGTAGTAGAATccagtgagagagatggagatgaagacagagctacCCCAGAGGCTGAGCAGCACACAGGGACAGAGGATGGAGAGGCAAACCTGATGGCTACAGAGGAAATGCAAACTGAGCCAGTCAGAGACTGTATAGAGGGGAGTCAGAGTCTGACACAAAATGGAGGTTTAGAATCAGAGGGAAACCAATCAGACAACGATGTGGAGGTAGCCAATGAGAAGCCAGGGTCAGATAAGGTCAGCGGTGTGAACGGAACACCAAGCACCAGCAATGACCA GCCTCAGGAGGTCTTTGCGAACAGGGACTCCTCGACGACCATCAGCCAAACAAAATAA
- the LOC139410997 gene encoding SRR1-like protein, whose amino-acid sequence MPNSGEEWQVARRRKGAGRRGKIPHTACHEPGHADAVDTDRTKQRITETMAELRCADFWFEWRDRLTAVAKADSPEVGGDPAAGSDPGPEGGDRAREAPSGPLECVCYGLGSFSCCVTARYQLAMLLLILESLQIPMERCSVYDPVFSSGEMEVLRQLGLNVLTENEEGKRAVSRPTLFYLMHCGKALYNNLLWKNWSRDALPLLTIIGNSFAGIQDRMIQRELQRDYSYIAHAVCVCEEWPLPCPSRLLDIFNDTALITFKPSSLCKLPQSAWGEAPEPQYQHCPDLEIIQRPTEMRGVEDEGITVVSVVPSEMRG is encoded by the exons ATGCCGAACAGCGGTGAGGAGTGGCAGGTGGCCCGGCGACGGAAGGGAGCAGGCCGCAGAGGGAAGATTCCTCACACGGCCTGTCATGAACCTGGACACGCCGACGCTGTGGACACAGATAGGACCAAACAAAGGATCACAGAAACCAT GGCTGAACTGAGGTGTGCAGACTTCTGGTTTGAGTGGAGAG ATCGACTGACGGCTGTGGCTAAGGCAGACTCCCCAGAGGTTGGAGGGGACCCAGCAGCAGGCTCTGACCCAGGACCTGAGGGTGGGGACCGGGCCCGGGAGGCCCCTAGCGGCccactggagtgtgtgtgttatggtctggGCTCCTTCTCTTGCTGTGTGACAGCTCGTTACCAACTAGCTATGCTGCTATTGATTCTGGAGTCACTACAG ATCCCTATGGAGCGGTGCAGTGTGTACGACCCTGTGTTTTCCTCAGGGGAGATGGAGGTACTGAGACAGCTTGGCCTCAACGTGCTGACTGAGAACGAG GAGGGGAAGCGAGCAGTGTCGAGGCCAACTCTTTTCTACCTGATGCATTGTGGGAAGGCTCTGTACAACAACCTGCTGTGGAAGAACTGGAGTAGAGATGCACTGCCTCTACTGACTATCATAGGAAACAGCTTTGCAGGCAtacaggacag GATGATTCAGAGAGAACTCCAGAGAGACTACAGCTACATAGCACAC gctgtgtgtgtgtgtgaggagtggCCCCTTCCATGCCCGTCCCGACTCCTGGACATCTTCAATGACACTGCCCTCATCACCTTCAAGCCCAGCAGCCTCTGCAAACTGCCACAATCCGCCTGGGGGGAAGCACCAGAGCCCCAATACCAACACTGCCCCGATCTGGAGATCATACAGAGGCCCACAgagatgagaggagtggaggatgAAGGAATCACTGTGGTCTCTGTGGTTCCCAGTGAAATGAGAGGATAA
- the LOC139410996 gene encoding tuftelin-interacting protein 11, whose amino-acid sequence MSMSHLYGRQGEEEDEGVEVEKFEVTEWDLANEFNPERRRHRQTKEEAVYGIWAERGDSDDERPSFGGKRSKDYSAPVSFVSAGLRKSAAEEKQQQQIDGGSDDSDNDNTPPAQPPPRDTAPKKLQTGGLFRGNSQSQRTGFAAGIRAGGDLGTWEKHTKGIGQKLLQKMGYVPGKGLGKNAQGILNPIEAKLRKGKGAVGAYGNERTKQSLQDFPVVDSEEEEEKEFQRELGQWRRDPTGGGGKKKPKYSYRTVEELKAKGKLAGRTTQTPAGELAQVKVIDMTGREQKVYYSYSQMTNKLSVPEEAPLSVATREQKTSGFALPELEHNLQLLIDLTEQDILQSSRRLQHERDVVVTLSHESSGLQTRLGTERDAIQRLEAVLQLVDRFQSGETAPGVGPSLQECAGVFETLQSEFYEEYKTLGLGDLAAAVVHPLLREKLRTWDPLKDSSYGLEEVGQWRAILESNQLHHANAPEAHMDPYHRLLWEVWIPVLRVCVSGWQPRMVGPMVDCVEVWAPLLPLWILNHLLEQLLFPRLQREVDSWNPLTDTVPIHSWLHPWLPLLQSRLEPLYPPIRSKLANALQRWHPSDGSARLILQPWRDVFTPGAWEAFMVKNIIPKLALCLGELVINPHQQQMEPFNWVLDWEGMLSPSSLVSLLDKHFFSKWLQVLCSWLSNSPNYEEITKWYLGWKSIFSDAVLAQPLVKDKFNEALDIMNRAVSSGLGGGYMQPGARENIAYLTHTERRKDFQYEALQERRDAESVAQRGIGASLPTNFKDLIQTKAEENNIVFMPLVAKRHEGKQLYTFGRIVIYIDRGVVFVQGEKTWVPTSLQSLIDMAK is encoded by the exons ATGTCTATGTCCCACCTGTACGGacggcagggagaggaggaggatgagggggtggaggtagagaAGTTTGAGGTGACAGAATGGGACCTGGCCAATGAGTTTAACCCGGAGCGtcgcagacacagacagaccaaaGAGGAGGCCGTCTATGGCATCTGGGCAGAGAGGGGAGACTCCGACGATGAGAGACCCAGCTTCGGAGGGAAGAG GTCTAAGGACTACTCTGCCCCTGTGAGTTTTGTGAGTGCTGGGCTGCGCAAGTCTGCAGCAGAGGAGAAGCAACAGCAGCAGATAGATGGAGGGTCAGATGACTCTGACAATGACAACACTCCCCCTGCCCAACCCCCACCCCGCGACACTGCACCTAAGAAACTGCAGACG GGTGGTCTTTTCCGTGGCAATAGCCAGTCCCAGAGGACGGGGTTTGCGGCCGGTATCCGAGCTGGAGGAGACTTGGGCACTTGGGAGAAACACACCAAGGGGATTGGCCAGAAACTCCTCCAGAAGATGGGCTATGTACCAGGGAAAGGACTGGGGAAAAACGCCCAGG GTATTTTGAATCCCATCGAGGCAAAGCTTCGGAAGGGAAAGGGGGCGGTGGGCGCCTACGGCAACGAGAGAACCAAACAGTCACTACAGGACTTCCCTGTGGTTGActccgaggaggaggaggagaag GAGTTCCAGAGGGAACTAGGTCAGTGGCGTAGGGACCCTACAGGTGGTGGAGGGAAGAAGAAACCAAAGTATtcctacaggactgtagaggaGCTGAAGGCTAAAGGCAAGCTGGCTGGACGGACCACACAGACACCCGCTGGAGAACTGGCTCAGGTCAAG gTGATAGATATGACAGGCAGGGAACAGAAGGTGTATTACAGCTACAGTCAGATGACTAACAAACTCAGTGTACCAGAGGAGGCTCCACTGAGCGTGGCCACACGTGAGCAGAAGACGTCTGGCTTTGCCCTGCCAGAGCTGGAACACAACCTGCAACTACTGATCGACCTGACGGAACAAGACATACTACAg tcctcACGGCGTCTGCAGCATGAGCGTGACGTGGTGGTGACTCTAAGCCACGAGAGCTCCGGTCTGCAGACGAGGCTCGGGACAGAACGGGATGCCATCCAGAGGCTAGAGGCAGTACTGCAGCTGGTGGATCGCTTTCAGAGCGGGGAGACTGCACCCGGGGTAGGACCCAGCCTGCAG gagtgTGCTGGTGTTTTTGAGACTCTACAGAGTGAGTTCTATGAGGAGTACAAGACTCTAGGTTTGGGAGATCTGGCTGCGGCTGTAGTACATCCACTACTCAGAGAGAAACTACGCACATGGGATCCtctcaag GACAGTTCATATGGTCTGGAGGAGGTGGGTCAGTGGCGAGCCATCCTGGAGTCTAATCAGCTTCACCACGCCAACGCCCCTGAAGCACACATGGACCCCTACCACAG gctgCTGTGGGAGGTGTGGATCCCTGTGCTGCGAGTGTGTGTGTCGGGGTGGCAGCCTCGCATGGTAGGACCCATGGTGGACTGTGTGGAGGTCTGGGCCCCTCTGCTGCCCCTCTGGATACTAAATCACCTCCTGGAACAACTCCTCTTCCCCAGGCTGCAGAGAGAG GTGGATAGCTGGAACCCCCTGACCGACACAGTGCCCATCCACTCCTGGCTCCACCCCTGGCTGCCTCTGCTCCAATCACGGCTGGAGCCTCTCTACCCGCCCATCCGCAGTAAACTGGCCAATGCGCTGCAGCGCTGGCATCCGAGTGACGGCTCCGCCCGCCTCATCCTCCAACCATGGAGAGACGTGTTCACGCCCGGTGCCTGggaggccttcatggtcaaaaaCATAATCCCTAAACTag CTCTGTGTCTGGGGGAGCTGGTAATAAATCCTCACCAGCAGCAGATGGAGCCGTTCAATTGGGTGTTGGACTGGGAGGGCATGCTGTCTCCCTCCAGCCTCGTATCACTGCTGGACAAACACTTCTTCTCCAAGTGGCTACag gtgCTGTGTTCGTGGCTCAGTAACAGTCCTAACTATGAGGAGATTACAAAGTGGTACCTGGGCTGGAAGTCCATATTCAGTGATGCTGTTCTGGCTCAGCCACTCGTTAAGGACAAGTTCAACGAAGCTCTGGACATCATGAACCGCGCTGTCTCCTCTGGCCTTG GTGGGGGGTACATGCAGCCTGGTGCCCGTGAGAACATagcatacctcacacacacagagcgtcGTAAAGACTTCCAGTACGAGGCTCTGCAGGAGCGCCGGGATGCTGAGAGCGTGGCGCAGCGAGGCATCGGTGCCAGCCTGCCCACCAACTTCAAAGACCTGATCCAGACCAAGGCTGAGGAGAACAACATTGTCTTCATGCCGCTGGTTGCCAAACGCCACGAGGGCAAACAGCTGTACACCTTTGGACGTATCGTCATCTACATAGACAGAGGAGTGGTCTTCGTACAGGGAGAGAAGACCTGGGTCCCTACGTCCCTACAGAGTCTCATAGATATGGCCAAGTGA